The Caballeronia sp. Lep1P3 genome segment AAGACGGTCGGAGCAAGCGTGGTGATCGCGTTCGGCATATCGGGCGCGGTGCAGCACTTGCAGGGCATCAAGGATTGCCGTCACGTCATTGCAGTGAATCTCGACGCGAGCGCGCCGATTGCGAAGCGCGCGAATCTCACCGTCGTCGCGGATACGCAAGAGACCATCAAGGCGCTGACCGATGCGGCCGCCGCCGCGCGCGCATCGCGTGCGAACGGTGCGTCGATTGTCGAGAAAGCGCTGTCGGAAGGAGCGCTCGCATGAAGATCGCCGTACTCGTTTCCGTGGGACGTCACCCGGTGAGCGGCACCGCGCGTTACAGCCGCAACGATGCGGCGGCGCTGTGCATCGCGCTCGATATCGCTAGGCAGCACGGCGCGCAACTCGACGTGCTGCACGCGGGCGATCCCGCGAGTCCGGCGCTCGCGGAATATCTCGCGCTCGGCGCGACGCGCGTCGAAGTGCTCAACACCGAAGGCGATGCATGTGCGGCGCTTGCCGGGCGCATCGCGGGCTACGACCTCGTGATGACCGGCACGCGCGCGGAAGGCGCATTCGACAGCGGCACGCTGCCGTACAGGATCGCCGATGCGTTGAACATTGCGCTCGTCGGCTCGGCTGTCGACATCGACGTGAAGAGCGATGGCCTCGAAGTGCGGCAGTTCATGCCGAAGGGCTTGCGAAGGCGCGTGCGCGTGTCGCTGCCCGCGCTCGTCGCGGTGCATCCGCTTGCGAATGCCGCGCCGCGTTTCGCGTATGCGCGCATGCGCGAGGGGCGCGTCGCGCCCGTTGCGGCAAGCGCGCCTGCCGACAGCGAACGAAGCGCATGGACGCTCGGCCCCGTGACCGCGAGACCCAAACGGCTCGCCGCACCCGAGAAGCGCTCGGGCCACGCGCGCATGCTCTGTGCGACGACGACGGAAAGCCGCGGCGGAAGCGTCGTAATTGAAGGGAGTTCAGTCGAAAAAGCACAAGTGATACTGGCGTATTTGCGCGAGCATCGACTCGTGGATTACTGATTTCTACCGCCCGTATCGACGCCACACTCCGCGCTCATGAGGTGCACACGATGAAAGTTTCGGCAGACGTTCGCGCAATGATCGAACGCCGCAAAAAGGGCTACACGCTCGAAGCGCCTTTCTATACGAGCGAGGAAATTCATGCGCTCGATCTCGATGCGATCTTCGCGCGGCACTGGATTCATGTCGCCGTCGAGCCGGACGTGCCGGAGCCGGGCGACTACACGACAGTCGAAATCGGCCACGATTCGATTCTGATCGTGCGCGACGACGACATGCAAATTCGCGCGTTCCATAACGTGTGCCGTCATCGTGGCGCGCGGCTGTGCAACAACGAGAAAGGCTCGCTCGGCAACATCGTGTGCCCGTATCACAGCTGGACGTACAACCTCGACGGCGACCTGTTATTCGCCGAGCATATGGGCGACCAGTTCGACCGCTGCAAGCACAGCCTGAAGAAGGTGCACGTCGAAAGTCTCGCGGGACTCATCTTCATCTGTCTCGCCGATGAACCGCCCGCCGATTTCGCCGTCATGCGCGCCGCCATGGAGCCGTATCTGCTGCCTCATGGAATCAGGGACTGCAAGGTTGCGGCGAGCATCGACATTGTCGAGAAGGGCAACTGGAAACTCACGATGGAGAACAATCGCGAGTGTTATCACTGCGTCGCGAACCATCCGGAACTCACTGTATCCCTCTATGAATACGGCTTTGGTTATCAGCGCTCGCCCGCTAACGAAGAGGGCATGGACGCGTTCGAACGCACGGTGCAAGAACACGCGAAGCAATGGGAAGCGATGAACCTGCCGTCCGCCGAGATCGAACGTCTCTCCGACCTCGTCACCGGCTTTCGCACGCAACGGCTGCCGCTCGATCGCGACGGCGAGTCGCAGACGCTGGATGCGAAAGTCGCGTCGAGAAAGCTGCTCGGCGGCTTCGAGCGCGCGGACCTCGGCGGCCTTTCGTTCTGGACGCAGCCGAATTCGTGGCATCACTTCATGAGCGATCACATCGTGACGTTCAGCGTGATTCCGCTTTCGGCGGGCGAAACGCTCTTGCGAACGAAGTGGCTCGTGCACAAGGACGCGCGCGAAGGCGTCGATTACGACGTCGACAATCTCACGGTCGTATGGCGCGCGACGAACGCGCAGGACAGCACGCTCGTCCAGTATTCGCACCTCGGCGCGACCAGCAGCGCGTATGAGCCGGGCCCGTATTCGCCCTATACGGAGGGCCTCGTCGAGAAGTTCTCGGAGTGGTACATCGGGCGTCTCGATGCCTACGCGAACACGCCCGACAGCGACGCGCCCGCGCACGGCGAGAAGGTTGTTTCGTTCATGCGCTGACGCGCAAAACACTGAGGCAGGAGAATGAACATGATGCGCGATCAGGCCACGTTCGAGCCGGCGACGAGCCGCGTGAGCCAGCCGCGGTTCTGGAGCGCATTGCCCGCGCGCTGGAACAGCGACATCGACGATACGCTCGTCTGCTGTCACGTCCGGCAGGAAACGCATGACGTGAAGAGCTTTTTCTTCAGAGCGCCCGACGAACGTGCGTTCGTCTTCGAACCGGGGCAGTTCATCACGCTAGAACTGGAGATCGACGGCGAGCCCGTCAACCGCTGCTACACGATCTCGTCGGCGCCAACGCGCCCACATACCATTTCGATCACGGTCAAGCGCGTGCCGGGCGGGAAGGTCTCGAACTGGCTGCATGACAACGTGATGGCCGGATCGCGCGTGCGCGTGCTGGGGCCATCGGGGGACTTTACGTGCGCGCGACATCCGGCGCGCAAGTTCCTGTTCTTGTCGGCGGGATCGGGCATTACGCCGCTCATGTCGATGAGCCGCGCGCATCACGAACTCGGTGACGACGCCGATATCGTGTTCGTGCATAGCGCCCGCACGCCCGACGACATCATCTTCGCGCGCGAACTCGATCTCATCGCATCGAACCACGCGCATTTCCGCACGTCGTTCGTATGCGAGCGCGCAGGCGCGCGCACGAACTGGCCTGGAATCACGGGCTTTTTGAGCTTGCCGCTGCTCAGGCTCGTCGCACCCGATTTTCTCGAACGCGAGATATTCACGTGCGGCCCAGCGCCTTACATGAAGGCCGTGCGCGATCTTCTCGACGAAGGCGGCTTCGACCGCACGCATTATCACGAGGAAAGTTTCTCGTTCGAAACGATCGCGGAAGTGGCCGCGCAACTGACGACCGCGCATGTCGCCGATGCCATCGCCACGCACGCCGATGTGATCGAAGCTCGCGATAAAGCGAGCGGCTTCGCGCCGTCACCCGCGCCGGTCGATACCACGTTCAATGTCACGTTCGCCAAAAGCCGGCGCGAAATCGAATGCGGCAGCGGCGAACATGTGCTCGACGCGGCGAAGAAGGCGGGCGTGCGCCTCGCGTCGTCGTGTACGCAGGGCATGTGCGGAACGTGCAAGGTGAAGCTCGTCTCCGGCGAAGTGGCGATGAAGCACGCGGGCGGCATACGTCAGCGCGAAATCGATCAGGGCATGGTGCTGCTGTGTTGCAGCAAGCCGTTGAGCGATCTCGTCGTGGATAAGTGACGCGCGCCGCGTCGTTTCCTGACAACTGCGTGTCGCAAATGCACGTTACGCGGCAATTCTGGCTGGCGATTCTGGACGCACACCGTAGGCGCAAACCGAAGGGGCACACCCAAGGGGGAAAGCAATGAAAGCGACGAGAAGACTGTTCGTGCTGTGCGCGATGAGCGCGGCGCTGGCCGCGAGCATGGGGGCGAGCGCCGATTCGAAACCGACCATCAAGATCGGCTACGTCGAAGGCTGGGACGACAGCGTGGCGACATCGAACGTGGCGGCGCGCATCATCGAGAAGCGACTCGGCTATCAGGTGCAACTCGTTCCCGTGGCCGCCGGCGTGATGTGGCAGGGCGTGGCGCGCGGCGACCTCGACGCGACGCTTTCCGCATGGCTGCCCGTCACGCACGGCGCGTACTGGAACAACTTCAAGTCGAAGGTCGTGGACCTCGGGCCGAACTTCAACGACGCGAAGATCGGGCTGATCGTGCCGGAAAACGCGGACGTATCGAGCCTGTCGGATCTGCCCGCGAAAACCGCCGAGTTCGATTCGCGCATCGTCGGCATCGATGCGGGCGCGGGCGTCATGCAGAAGACGAGCGAAGCGATCAAGGCGTACAACCTCGACTACAAGCTGCTGCCGAGTTCGGGCAGCGCGATGACGGCGGAACTGGCGCGTTCGGAGGCGTCGAACAAGCCGATCATCGTGACCGGATGGAAGCCGCACTGGATGTTCGCGAAGTACAAGCTCAAATTCCTCGACGATCCCAAGAAGGTCTTCGGCGAGGCCGAGCATGTCGATAACGTCGTGAATCCGGAGCTGGAAAAGAAGGCGCCGCCTGTCGTCGCGTTCCTCAAGAAGTTCCAGTGGAAGCCGGGCGAAATCGATAGCGTGATGCTCGCGACGCAAAACGGCGAAAAGCCCGCCGCCGCCGCCGATGCGTGGATCGGCGCGCATGGCGACCGCGTCGATAGCTGGGTGAAGTAGCGCGCGCCTGTACGACGCTTGAACGCGAAAACGCCGCTAAAAAGCGGCGTTTTGCGTATGCGGCCGCTCAACGCAGCACGACAGTCCTCTCACCGTTGATGAATACGCGCCGCTCCACGAACGCCTTGACCGCGCGCGCGAGCGTAATGCATTCGACATCGCGACCGGTGGCGAGCAGGCGCTCGGGGCTATACGAATGATCGACGCGTTCCACTTCCTGCTCGATGATCGGGCCTTCGTCGAGATCGTCGGTAACGAAGTGCGCCGTCGCGCCGATGAGCTTCACGCCGCGCGCATGCGCCTGATGATACGGCTTCGCGCCCTTGAAGCCCGGCAGGAAAGAATGATGAATGTTGATCGCGCGGCCCGCGAGCTTGCGGCTCGTCTCGCCGGAAAGAATCTGCATGTAGCGCGCGAGAATCAGCAATTGCGCGCCGGATGAATCGAAGAGATCGAGCAAGCGCGCCTCCTGCTGCGGCTTGGAGTCGGCGGTGATCGGCAGATGATGGAAGCGCAGGCCGTGCTGCTGCGCGAGCGGCGCGAGATCGGCATGATTCGACGCGATGCCGACGATATCCATCTTGAGTTCGCCCATGCGCCAGCGGAACAGCAAGTCGGCAAGACAGTGCTCGAGCTTCGATACCATGATGAGCACTTTCGGACGCACGCTGAGATCGTGCATCGCCCAGGTCATCGAGAAACGCGCCGCGATGGGACCGAACTCGCGCTGGAGCATCGCGAGATCGAGAGTTTCATCGCGTCGCGCGGCATGAAAGACGCAGCGCACGAAAAAGCGTTCGCTGAGATCGTCGTCGAAGACGCTCAGTTCGTCGATATAGCCGTGATGGTGTTCGAGAAAGCCGACGATCGCGGCGACTTGCCCCGCCGCGCTCGGGCACGCGACGGTGAGCACCAGTTGATTGAGGCGTGATTCGGCTGACATGCGTGCTCCACATTCGAGAGATCGCGCGCCGCAAGAGTGGGCGGGCGTCTCGCTAGTAGAGCAAGCGCGCGGGCACGATGGATAGAAGCGATGCGCCGTCGCGCTGGTACGAAAGCGTCAGCCGAGTTGCAGGCTCGCGCGCTCCTGCGCGGACATGAGCATGGCGCGCATCGCGTGCTGGATCGCGACGAAGTGCACCATGAGGCTCGTCGGCTGCTGGAAGTACCACGGCGTGTTGAGGCTCACGCAGTCGTGACCGTGCGCGAGCGTCCAGCCGAGTCGATCGCGCAGCAAGTTGGCGATGATCGTCTGATCGCCGCCGTTCGCGTAGGTGCTCGACTTGTCCGGCGCGGCGCTGACGTGCCGGTGAATCTCCTCGACGAACGCGACATTGCTTTCCGTGCGACGGAAACCGAGCACGCCCGCGTTGATGAGCCACGGACCGATATCGTGTGCGGCGAGAATGTCGCGGTTAGCGAGCAGCGGTTCGAGCGGCTTGCGCTGATCCACGAAGAGGATGTCGGCATCGATCCAGATCATCCACTCGTGATGCGGCATGTGCTTGCGCAGAAACCACGGCTTGAGCCATGTGCCGGTGCTGCCGGGATCGGCGTCGGCGGGTGTGTCGCGGTAGACGTAGAGCGTATAGCCGTGGCGCTCGCAATAACGCCGCATGTTCTGTTCGGCGATTGCGCCGTATTCGCGCACGCTCGCGGTGTAGTACGTGACGAGCGCAATCGGGCGGCCGGGGTTGTAGACGCTGAACGGCTCGGCGTGCGCGCTCGCATGGCCCGAGAAATCGAGCAATTGCGCGCCTTTCAGATGACAGTCGTTGACGTGCTCGGCGAGCGCGTTGCGAAAGGCCGGATGGATGAAGCCGTAAATTTCCTGCTCCGCCATCGTGATGGTCCACAGGTTCGGCTGCTTCGCCCAGATCGGCGAGAAGCGCGGATTGCAGAACATCGTGCACATGGCCCCGCCGCGCACGCCGTGCGGCTCGATGTAGTCGAGCGGGGACAGCATCGCGATTTCGTCGTCGGTCGGGCCGCAAATCTTGCACTGCGCGATGCAGTGAACGATGAAATCGCGAATCTGCTGCGTGTTGCGCCAGACCTGCAACGCGGTGTGCTTGTCGCCGGAATCGCCGGCGATCGCGGGCAGCAGGTGTTGACGGCCGTCGGCCATCGGTTCGACCGCCAGCATGTTCAGAACGAGGCAGTCTTCGCTCAAGCAGAGGAGCAGCGCCATGTCGGGCATCTGCCGCAAATGGTGCAGCACGGTTTCGTACTTGAGCAGAAGACGTTGCGCGCGCGTGGGGAGATCGACGAGGGACACGGTTTCGTGCTCGTAACCCATTCGCGCGCAGTAGAGCTTGTGATTGGCGAGGACGTGAGGGGCGTTGACCGAGAGGAAGCTGAGGCAGCGAGTAGTCATAAAGCGTATTGGCGACGGGTATCGTGCGGCGGTGCAGTTTTTTACAGACAGCGCAGTATGAGTACCGCGGGCGCGCCGCGGTATCGGGCATGTCTGAATTCGAACTTATTCGATGGACCTCGCCGCGCCCCAATGCGCCTACGCGCTCGACAACGCCTGCGCCAGCGCCGTCGCGACGGTGGCGAGCTGCGGTTCGACGACAAGATCGGTGTGCCGGCCCTCGACGCGCATGATGCGCAAGCCGTGCTTCGCCACGCGCTGCCACACCGGCAGCGGATCGCCGCGGTCGTCCTGCTGGATCGACGCGCGCACATAGACGATCGGCCCGCCCACGTAGCGGCGCGGCTTGTAGGTCGTCATTGCGACGCGCATCGACTCGCGCAGTTGCAGGAGCGTCGGCGGCAGGCCGCGTGCGTCCGGCGCGGGCTGCTGCGCCGTCTTGCCGAGCCGCATGCGCACGCGGTCCGTCAGCGCGACGGCCTTGCCGCGCACATACGCGATGCGCTCGCGCCCGGCGAGCGAGCGGAACTCGCGCATGCGATAACCGAGCATGGCCGCCTGAAAGCGCGTCCACTCGGGAAGCGGCAGGCAGCGCTCGTGGACGTAGGTATCGAGCAGACAGAGCATTTCGATTTTCTCGCCCGCTTTCACGAGTTGCTGCGCGATTTCGAACGCGACGAGCCCGCCGAACGAATAGCCGACGAGCGCATACGGCCCGCTCGGTTGCAGCCCGCGCATGCGCAGGATGTACGCGCGCGCCATGTCCTCGACGCTGCGCTGGGGCGTTTCATCGCCGTCGAGTCCTTGCGCCTGCAGGCCGTACACCGGGCGCTCGCTTTGCAGCGTGCCAGCAAGCGTCAGACATTCCATCACCGAGCCGGTGATGCTGTGAACCATGAAAAGCGGCCGCCCGCGCCCGGCGCGCATCTGCACCAGCGTGGAACTGGCGGCGCTCGTGCCCTGATCCGCGACGATCACGGCGGCGAGCCTGCCGATGGTCGGCGCGACGATCATCGTGGCGATGGGCAGCGTGCGGCCGGTCGCGCGGCCGATGTCGGCGAGCATGCGCGCGGCGAGCAGCGAATGGCCGCCGAGTTCGAAGAAATTGTCGTCGCGGCCAATCGGCGCGAAGCTGAAGTAGCGTTCCCACAACGCGCACAGCCACGCTTCGATGCTTTCCGCCGTTTCTCCGGGCGCGGGCAGTTCGGGATGCTCGCGCCCGAGCATCGGATGCGCGCGGATGGCGTCGAGACAATCCGCATTCGCAAGCGACGACACATTGCGCGCCGGCAGGCCGTTCACGGCATCGCGGGCGGCGGCTTCGGACGGCTTGCCGTTGTGCGTGACCGGCAGCGCATCGACCTGCGCGATGACATCCGGAACGAGCGCCGCCGAGCCTTGCCGCATGAGTTCGCGGCGTATCCGCACCGCGAGCGTCGCGTTGAGGTGCACATCGGCGCGCAGCACGAGCAACAGCACGACGCGCTGACCGGCATCGCCCGCGCGCGCGCCGGTTTGCGGCACGGCCATCGCGTGACAGATCTCGGGAATGTCGCTCAGGATGCGGTAAATCTCGCCGGGACTCACGTTGATGCCGCGCACGTTGAGCACGCCGTCGCTGCGGCCATGCAGACGCGCGGAGCCTTCGGGCGAGAACTCGATCACGTCGCCGTGGGTCCAGACGCCTTCGTTCTCCGAGAAATACGCCTTGTGAAAGCGCGCGCCGTCGCTGTCGCCGAAAAAACCGAGCGGGCGCGAGGGAAACGGATTCGTGCAGACAAGCTCGCCGGGCATCGTCGTCGGCGCGCCGCGTTCGAACGCCTGCACGTCGAGGCCGAGACTCTTGCACTGCGCTTCGCCCGCATACACGGGCAGGTTCGGATTGCCCAGCACGAAGCATCCGAGGATGTCGGTGCCGCCCGAAATCGACTGCAGTTGCAGCGGCTTGACGTGCCTGTTGACCCAGTGGAACTGCGCGTCGTGAAGCACCGCGCCGGTGCACATCATCGCGCGCAGGGCGGAGAGATCGAACTGGACGCCCGGTTCGATACCGGCGTCCTCGTTCATCTTGAGATACGCGGGACTCGTGCCGAACACCGTCACGCGCTCGTTAGCGACGATGCGCCATAACGTGTCCACTGCCGCGACGGGGCCGTCATAAGTGACGATCTGCACGCCCGATGCGAGCGCCGACAATTGCCAGTTCCACATCATCCACGAGCAGCTCGTGAAGAAGAAGAGCGTGTCGCCGGGGCCGAGATCGCTATGCAGCCGATGCTCCTTGACATGCTCGATCAACGTCCCGCCCGCGCCATGCACGATGCACTTCGGCTTGCCCGTCGTGCCAGACGAGAACATGACGAAGAGCGGATGATCGAACGCGAAGCGCGGCCAGGTGAAGCGCGCGGGATCGCCGCGCACGATGAGTTCGCGCAGTTCGTGTTGCGGTGTCGTGACGCTGCTCGGCAGCGGCGTTTCGTCGAGGCAGACGATATCGGTCAGCGACGGCAGCGCGTTCGCGACCGCCGCGACGTGCGCGCTGAGTGCGCCCGCCGTATCGAACGAGCGCTGCATCGTGTGCGCGAAAAGCATGCGCGGCGCGAGCGGTGAAAAGCGATCGACGATGGCCTGCACGCCGTTTTCCGGCGCGGCGGTGGAAAGCGTCGCGCCGAGCGCGGTGACGGCGAGCGCGGCGGTGATCGCATCAGCGTCGTTGCGCATGATCGCGACGGCGTGATCGGCGGGCTTGAGTCCGAGTTCGCGCAACGCCTGCGCGAGCCGCATCACGCGCTCGCGCAATTCGCCGCGCGTGTAGGCGACGCGGCCGCCGTCCGCGAGACACGATGTGAGCGCGGGCGCGTCGTCGGCAGCGATGCGCGAGCCAAGCAGATTCTCGGCGTAATTCAGTTGCAGATTCGGAAAGAAGCGCGCCGTCTCGCATCGATCGCCGATGCACACCGGCTCATCCGATCCCGACCATTCGAGTTCATCGGCGGACCGGAGAAAGGTTTGCCAGAAGCGCCGGAATTCGCGTGCGGAATAATCGTGGAATGCGGCGTAATCGGCGAATTGCGCGCCCGTCAGTTGTTCGAAACCCCGGATAAAACCCGTCATGCGCGAACGCGATATACGTTCTGCATCCGGCTGGAATAGGGACTCGCGCGAATAGACGCGCGCATGCTTGTGAATGGCGTCTTGACGTTGCATCTTCCGAAGCACCCGTGGTTTGTACTGCGTTATGAATTTTTGTGCCGCGCGAAGACAGCCGCGAATCTCTCTTTTCGCGGTGAAGCGTCTCGTCGCCGGAGTCAGGTTTTCTTCCTTTGCGAATCAGATTACAGCTAGCCAACGCGCCGCAATGTGCGACCACTCACAAAACATCGCGGCGTTTCGGCAGGTATTTCTGCTGATGGATGACAGTCAAAAATCGCTTCGTAACACGAACTGCAACAATGACCAATCCGCGCATCGATATTCATAGGAATGCGTGGTTTTAATCGTCGGCATAAAAGAGGCGATGCCTTATATCGAACTTACGACACTGCAAACCGAACGTTCGATTCAAACAACAAAATGGAGATTCAATGACCACGATTCATCGCGACACCGTGAGGCCCGAATGGGTCGATTACAACGGCCATTTGCGCGACGCGTTTTATCTGGTGATTTACAGCTTCGCGACCGACGCCTTCATGGACAGCATCGGGCTGGACGACGCGGGCCGTCGCGAGCGGCGTCGCACGCTTTATACGCTCGAGGCGCATGTGCGCTATTTGCGGGAAATCAAGGAAGGCGCGGCGGTTCGCATCGACGCGCGCGTGATTGCGCACGACAAAAAGCGCATCCATCTCTATATGGAAATGTTCGAGGGCGATGCCGCGCCACCTGTGTCGGCGTGCGAACTGATGCTGCTGCATATCGATTCCAGCGGCGCGCCGAAATCCGTTTCATTCGACGACGACATCGCCGCGCGCATCGCCGCCCAGCCGACGGTCGCGGCGAAGGACGCGCGTCATGCGGGACGCGTGATCGGCTTGCCGGCGCGTTCGGACGATCCGGCGGGCGCAAGTTCCGCCGCGCCGGCCTGAGCGCGCCACGTCCGCAACAGGAGCGCGTTGGTCACGACGCTCACGCTCGAAAACGCCATCGCCGCGCCGGCGAACATCGGATCGAGCATGCCGAACGCCGCGAGCGGAATGCCGATCAGGTTGTAGATGAACGCCCAGAACAGGTTCTGCCGGATCTTGCGGTACGTGCGCCGCGAAATGTCGATGGCGTCCGCGACGAGCGCGGGGTCGCCGCGCATCAGCGTGATCCCGGCGGCTTCGATCGCGACGTCGGTGCCGTTCGCCATCGCGATGCCGATATCGGCGGCGGCGAGCGCGGGCGCGTCGTTGATGCCGTCGCCGGCCATCGCCACGACGCCTCGCGCGGACGCCCGCAAATGCGCGACGACGTTCGCCTTGTCCTCGGGCAGCGTGTCGGCGTAGACCGCGTCGGGCGCGATGCCGAGCGCGCGCGCGACGGCCCGCGCGCTGCCCGCGTTGTCGCCGGTGACGACCGCGCTCTGCACGCCCATGCGCGCAAGACGCTCGATGGCGGCGCGGGCCGTTGGCTTCACGGTGTCGCCGAAAGCGAGCAGCGCGAGCACGGCGGGCGCGTCGAGGTCGATGAGCCACGAAATCGTGTTGCCTTGCGCTTGCAGTTCATCGGCGCGCGCGGTGAGCGCGGGCGGAACGTGCGCGTTCAGCTCGGCGAGCCAGCGGCCGCTGCCAATCGCGATGCGCGCGGTCGCGCGTTCATCGTCGCAAGCGCTGTCGATGTGCGTGGACACGGCCCGCGACACGCGTCCTTCGACACCGCGCCCCGCCACCGCGCGCACCGCGCTCGCCACGAAGCGCGGCGCGGCGGCGGCCGGATGCGCGTCGGCGGTGGCGACGACGGCCTTCGCCAGCGGATGCTCGCTCTGGCGCTGAACCGCCGCCGCGAGCGCGAGCGCCTCGTCGCGGTCCTGCCCGGGCGCGGCTTCGAACGCGACAAGACTCGGCCGCCCGAGCGTCAGCGTGCCGGTTTTGTCGAACGCGACGACGCGGATGGCA includes the following:
- a CDS encoding electron transfer flavoprotein subunit beta/FixA family protein, which gives rise to MKIAVLVSVGRHPVSGTARYSRNDAAALCIALDIARQHGAQLDVLHAGDPASPALAEYLALGATRVEVLNTEGDACAALAGRIAGYDLVMTGTRAEGAFDSGTLPYRIADALNIALVGSAVDIDVKSDGLEVRQFMPKGLRRRVRVSLPALVAVHPLANAAPRFAYARMREGRVAPVAASAPADSERSAWTLGPVTARPKRLAAPEKRSGHARMLCATTTESRGGSVVIEGSSVEKAQVILAYLREHRLVDY
- a CDS encoding SRPBCC family protein; its protein translation is MKVSADVRAMIERRKKGYTLEAPFYTSEEIHALDLDAIFARHWIHVAVEPDVPEPGDYTTVEIGHDSILIVRDDDMQIRAFHNVCRHRGARLCNNEKGSLGNIVCPYHSWTYNLDGDLLFAEHMGDQFDRCKHSLKKVHVESLAGLIFICLADEPPADFAVMRAAMEPYLLPHGIRDCKVAASIDIVEKGNWKLTMENNRECYHCVANHPELTVSLYEYGFGYQRSPANEEGMDAFERTVQEHAKQWEAMNLPSAEIERLSDLVTGFRTQRLPLDRDGESQTLDAKVASRKLLGGFERADLGGLSFWTQPNSWHHFMSDHIVTFSVIPLSAGETLLRTKWLVHKDAREGVDYDVDNLTVVWRATNAQDSTLVQYSHLGATSSAYEPGPYSPYTEGLVEKFSEWYIGRLDAYANTPDSDAPAHGEKVVSFMR
- a CDS encoding hybrid-cluster NAD(P)-dependent oxidoreductase; translated protein: MMRDQATFEPATSRVSQPRFWSALPARWNSDIDDTLVCCHVRQETHDVKSFFFRAPDERAFVFEPGQFITLELEIDGEPVNRCYTISSAPTRPHTISITVKRVPGGKVSNWLHDNVMAGSRVRVLGPSGDFTCARHPARKFLFLSAGSGITPLMSMSRAHHELGDDADIVFVHSARTPDDIIFARELDLIASNHAHFRTSFVCERAGARTNWPGITGFLSLPLLRLVAPDFLEREIFTCGPAPYMKAVRDLLDEGGFDRTHYHEESFSFETIAEVAAQLTTAHVADAIATHADVIEARDKASGFAPSPAPVDTTFNVTFAKSRREIECGSGEHVLDAAKKAGVRLASSCTQGMCGTCKVKLVSGEVAMKHAGGIRQREIDQGMVLLCCSKPLSDLVVDK
- a CDS encoding glycine betaine ABC transporter substrate-binding protein translates to MKATRRLFVLCAMSAALAASMGASADSKPTIKIGYVEGWDDSVATSNVAARIIEKRLGYQVQLVPVAAGVMWQGVARGDLDATLSAWLPVTHGAYWNNFKSKVVDLGPNFNDAKIGLIVPENADVSSLSDLPAKTAEFDSRIVGIDAGAGVMQKTSEAIKAYNLDYKLLPSSGSAMTAELARSEASNKPIIVTGWKPHWMFAKYKLKFLDDPKKVFGEAEHVDNVVNPELEKKAPPVVAFLKKFQWKPGEIDSVMLATQNGEKPAAAADAWIGAHGDRVDSWVK
- the purU gene encoding formyltetrahydrofolate deformylase; translated protein: MSAESRLNQLVLTVACPSAAGQVAAIVGFLEHHHGYIDELSVFDDDLSERFFVRCVFHAARRDETLDLAMLQREFGPIAARFSMTWAMHDLSVRPKVLIMVSKLEHCLADLLFRWRMGELKMDIVGIASNHADLAPLAQQHGLRFHHLPITADSKPQQEARLLDLFDSSGAQLLILARYMQILSGETSRKLAGRAINIHHSFLPGFKGAKPYHQAHARGVKLIGATAHFVTDDLDEGPIIEQEVERVDHSYSPERLLATGRDVECITLARAVKAFVERRVFINGERTVVLR
- a CDS encoding acetoacetate--CoA ligase encodes the protein MQRQDAIHKHARVYSRESLFQPDAERISRSRMTGFIRGFEQLTGAQFADYAAFHDYSAREFRRFWQTFLRSADELEWSGSDEPVCIGDRCETARFFPNLQLNYAENLLGSRIAADDAPALTSCLADGGRVAYTRGELRERVMRLAQALRELGLKPADHAVAIMRNDADAITAALAVTALGATLSTAAPENGVQAIVDRFSPLAPRMLFAHTMQRSFDTAGALSAHVAAVANALPSLTDIVCLDETPLPSSVTTPQHELRELIVRGDPARFTWPRFAFDHPLFVMFSSGTTGKPKCIVHGAGGTLIEHVKEHRLHSDLGPGDTLFFFTSCSWMMWNWQLSALASGVQIVTYDGPVAAVDTLWRIVANERVTVFGTSPAYLKMNEDAGIEPGVQFDLSALRAMMCTGAVLHDAQFHWVNRHVKPLQLQSISGGTDILGCFVLGNPNLPVYAGEAQCKSLGLDVQAFERGAPTTMPGELVCTNPFPSRPLGFFGDSDGARFHKAYFSENEGVWTHGDVIEFSPEGSARLHGRSDGVLNVRGINVSPGEIYRILSDIPEICHAMAVPQTGARAGDAGQRVVLLLVLRADVHLNATLAVRIRRELMRQGSAALVPDVIAQVDALPVTHNGKPSEAAARDAVNGLPARNVSSLANADCLDAIRAHPMLGREHPELPAPGETAESIEAWLCALWERYFSFAPIGRDDNFFELGGHSLLAARMLADIGRATGRTLPIATMIVAPTIGRLAAVIVADQGTSAASSTLVQMRAGRGRPLFMVHSITGSVMECLTLAGTLQSERPVYGLQAQGLDGDETPQRSVEDMARAYILRMRGLQPSGPYALVGYSFGGLVAFEIAQQLVKAGEKIEMLCLLDTYVHERCLPLPEWTRFQAAMLGYRMREFRSLAGRERIAYVRGKAVALTDRVRMRLGKTAQQPAPDARGLPPTLLQLRESMRVAMTTYKPRRYVGGPIVYVRASIQQDDRGDPLPVWQRVAKHGLRIMRVEGRHTDLVVEPQLATVATALAQALSSA
- a CDS encoding thioesterase family protein: MTTIHRDTVRPEWVDYNGHLRDAFYLVIYSFATDAFMDSIGLDDAGRRERRRTLYTLEAHVRYLREIKEGAAVRIDARVIAHDKKRIHLYMEMFEGDAAPPVSACELMLLHIDSSGAPKSVSFDDDIAARIAAQPTVAAKDARHAGRVIGLPARSDDPAGASSAAPA